From Prosthecobacter sp., the proteins below share one genomic window:
- a CDS encoding GNAT family N-acetyltransferase, whose product MTVTLPKPSVSPVQSRHGALTLDLVRDEAGFHALAPFWDALVDQTVTRSPFLRWDWVSLWWAECRERDARLVIGLLRDEEGVPHAIAPLMLSREKDRARRHLTALSFISGFGDAHGERLDLIVPAGQEDDLTPRLCRIFKLLRHECDVVRLNHLPEESPNTPHILAALEESFMHTGVLNRYACHFIRLPAASEEYEARHTGARRSKLRRRRKAFAAQHAGVASLAGERVSFESAMNALGALHARHWPEDVSTFITPASWRFHQRLAAQWLPQGRALLPLLEADGQIIAAMYGFVERDEFFQFQMGWDPAFARLSPGKLVMRWCIDCSIQRGLRVHDMLPSDYEYKRQWCEGLRWLLDLEASNPSSWRAAAFHALRAVRRLFPRCLKQRADSVNELQEDHES is encoded by the coding sequence ATGACCGTCACATTGCCCAAACCGTCTGTATCGCCCGTACAGTCACGCCACGGCGCCCTCACACTCGACCTCGTGCGTGATGAAGCCGGATTTCACGCGCTTGCGCCGTTCTGGGACGCGCTTGTCGATCAAACCGTCACGCGTTCGCCCTTCCTGCGCTGGGACTGGGTCAGTTTGTGGTGGGCGGAATGCCGTGAACGTGATGCCAGGCTCGTCATCGGCCTGCTGCGTGATGAGGAGGGCGTTCCCCATGCGATCGCGCCGCTCATGCTTTCGAGAGAGAAAGATCGCGCCCGCCGCCATCTTACCGCGCTCTCCTTCATCAGCGGTTTTGGCGACGCGCATGGCGAGCGCCTTGATCTCATCGTGCCTGCCGGGCAGGAGGACGATCTCACGCCGCGCCTCTGCCGCATCTTCAAACTGCTGCGTCACGAATGCGATGTCGTGCGTCTGAATCATTTGCCGGAGGAGTCACCGAACACTCCGCACATCCTCGCCGCATTGGAGGAATCCTTCATGCACACCGGCGTGCTGAACCGCTATGCCTGTCATTTCATCCGCCTGCCCGCCGCGTCGGAAGAGTATGAAGCACGCCACACGGGCGCGCGGCGCAGCAAGCTCCGCCGCCGTCGCAAGGCCTTCGCCGCGCAGCACGCAGGTGTCGCCTCGCTGGCGGGAGAACGTGTGTCGTTCGAGAGCGCGATGAATGCGCTGGGCGCGCTGCATGCCCGTCACTGGCCTGAAGACGTCAGCACTTTCATCACACCGGCCTCGTGGCGTTTTCACCAGCGTCTTGCCGCGCAATGGCTGCCGCAGGGCCGCGCCCTGCTGCCTTTGCTGGAGGCAGACGGTCAGATCATCGCCGCCATGTATGGTTTTGTGGAGCGCGACGAGTTCTTCCAGTTCCAGATGGGCTGGGATCCCGCTTTTGCCCGACTCTCACCCGGCAAGCTCGTCATGCGCTGGTGCATTGACTGTTCCATCCAGCGTGGTCTGCGCGTGCATGACATGCTGCCCAGTGACTACGAGTACAAACGCCAGTGGTGCGAGGGGCTGCGCTGGTTGCTCGATCTCGAGGCCAGCAATCCATCAAGCTGGCGCGCCGCCGCCTTCCACGCGCTGCGCGCCGTGCGCCGCCTCTTCCCGCGCTGTTTGAAACAACGCGCCGACAGCGTCAACGAACTTCAGGAGGATCACGAATCATGA
- a CDS encoding glycosyltransferase family 4 protein, producing the protein MKVLVLTADANTLVYHRGDLIRDFAAQGCELVTSAAEDYPHVREFVASLGGRHRAIRMARSKINPLKDLVTMWDMWRLFRSEKPDALFAYTIKSVVYGCVIARLAGIRRIYALLPGLGFTFVKPVTWKQKILSYISEALHRFALKRADVIFMQNHDDLKLFTESNMLPAGVPVHVTAGSGVNMDEFAHAPLENDADIVAGRIRFVLVSRLLISKGVRVFAEAARRIKQLFPHAEFHLVGPFDPNPNRVSEHEVHDWVAEGTLIHHGMVKDVAALLKTMHVFVLPTWYREGVPHATLEALAMGRAVITTNSVGARECVKLTAEGETQREDGEMLMQGENGFLCQPQNVAAVECAMEWFLTKPEQIASMGRASHRLAAEVFDVRLVNEIILKAMHLHESTPRASALHHESALPLAA; encoded by the coding sequence ATGAAAGTCCTCGTTCTTACCGCAGATGCGAACACGCTCGTCTATCACCGTGGCGATCTGATCCGCGACTTCGCCGCGCAAGGCTGTGAACTCGTCACTTCTGCCGCCGAAGATTATCCGCATGTGCGGGAATTCGTCGCCAGTCTCGGCGGCAGACATCGCGCCATCCGCATGGCGCGTTCCAAAATCAATCCGCTGAAGGATCTCGTGACCATGTGGGACATGTGGCGGCTGTTCCGCTCTGAAAAGCCGGACGCGCTGTTCGCCTACACCATCAAATCGGTCGTGTATGGCTGCGTCATCGCCCGTCTGGCCGGCATCCGCCGCATTTACGCGTTGCTGCCCGGCTTGGGCTTCACCTTCGTCAAACCGGTGACGTGGAAGCAGAAAATCCTCAGTTACATCTCCGAGGCACTGCATCGCTTCGCCCTGAAGCGCGCGGATGTCATCTTCATGCAAAATCATGACGACTTGAAGCTCTTCACCGAGTCGAACATGCTTCCTGCCGGTGTTCCCGTGCATGTCACCGCCGGTTCCGGCGTGAACATGGATGAATTCGCGCACGCTCCGCTCGAAAACGACGCAGACATCGTAGCGGGCCGCATCCGCTTCGTGCTTGTGAGTCGTCTGCTCATCAGCAAAGGCGTGCGTGTTTTCGCGGAGGCCGCCCGGCGCATCAAACAGCTCTTCCCGCATGCGGAGTTTCACCTCGTCGGCCCGTTTGATCCGAATCCGAACCGTGTGTCGGAACATGAGGTGCATGACTGGGTCGCGGAAGGCACGCTCATCCATCACGGCATGGTCAAGGATGTCGCTGCGTTGCTCAAGACGATGCATGTCTTCGTTTTGCCCACCTGGTATCGCGAAGGCGTGCCGCATGCGACACTGGAGGCGCTCGCCATGGGCCGTGCGGTCATCACCACGAACTCCGTTGGTGCCCGCGAATGCGTCAAACTCACCGCCGAGGGCGAAACGCAGCGCGAGGACGGCGAGATGCTCATGCAAGGCGAGAACGGCTTCCTCTGTCAGCCGCAGAACGTCGCCGCCGTCGAATGCGCGATGGAATGGTTCCTTACCAAGCCGGAGCAGATCGCCAGCATGGGCCGTGCGAGCCACCGGCTCGCCGCAGAAGTCTTCGACGTGCGTCTGGTGAACGAGATCATCCTGAAAGCCATGCATCTGCACGAGTCCACGCCACGTGCTTCTGCGCTCCACCACGAATCCGCCCTTCCTCTAGCCGCTTAA
- a CDS encoding PH domain-containing protein — protein MNASTVFPMIPVASKSLWFFAIIGLILVGALVLMIWLAWSMQHVRFTVSNEGLRLQGDLYGRLIPLKSLKLDEAVVTNLNTDKDHQPKWRTMGTGLPGYAAGWFKLHNGTKALLYVTDRTHVVRIPTTEGYTVMLSVAEPRALIDALKQQNAP, from the coding sequence ATGAACGCCTCCACCGTCTTCCCCATGATCCCCGTAGCGAGCAAGTCGCTGTGGTTCTTCGCCATCATCGGCCTCATCCTCGTCGGTGCCCTTGTCCTGATGATCTGGCTGGCGTGGTCCATGCAGCATGTGCGTTTCACGGTCTCCAACGAAGGCCTGCGCCTTCAAGGCGATCTCTACGGCCGCTTGATCCCGCTCAAATCGCTCAAGCTCGACGAAGCGGTGGTCACCAACCTCAACACCGACAAGGATCATCAGCCCAAATGGCGCACGATGGGCACCGGGCTGCCCGGTTACGCCGCAGGATGGTTCAAACTGCACAACGGAACGAAAGCACTGCTCTACGTCACCGACCGCACGCACGTCGTGCGCATTCCCACGACGGAGGGCTACACGGTGATGCTGAGCGTGGCAGAGCCGAGGGCGCTGATTGACGCCTTGAAGCAGCAAAACGCACCCTGA
- a CDS encoding aconitate hydratase codes for MNTPQTFTTGSGAAGKFYSLPALEKAGIGKVSRLPVSIRIVLESLLRNLDGKKVTEADVKNLANWNAEAPGEYEIPFTVARIVLQDFTGVPLLVDLAAMRSKVKELGKNPKMVEPLVPVDLVVDHSVQVDFAGTQQALNQNLALEFERNKERYQFLKWGEQAFDTFKVVPPGIGIVHQVNLEYLAKGVLEKDGVFYPDSLVGTDSHTTMINGLGVVGWGVGGIEAEAGMLGQPVTFLVPEVVGVYLSGAIKEGVTATDLVLHVTQMLRKLGVVGKFVEFYGPGAVSLPVTDRATIANMAPEYGATMGFFGVDEETIAYLRGTGRSDELCTTVKNYYQAQGMWGIPTAKGVLDFTAELELDLGVVVPCVSGPKRPQDRITVGDLKTTWADLLTKPTPQGYGKQPEVATQAPELPPSLDSVPDGAGSLAEVFGAQMGVVTEPGDQPSYPLWEVTVDSKAGVKDAITHGSVLIAAITSCTNTSNPSVMLAAGLLAKKANALGLTIKPSIKTSLGPGSRVVTDYLTKTGLQPELDKLGFQTVGYGCTTCIGNSGPLDPGIEDVVKGEDIVAASVLSGNRNFEARVHQSIKANFLMSPPLVVAYAIAGTVDIDLSRDELVPGSGVHLKDIWPTLEEVRDAMASALSPDVFRKLYTDFASQNPKWNEIKGGVGEVFEWDGKSTYIQHPPFFADFSMTPGDIVEIKGARPLGIFGDSVTTDHISPAGNIKKDSPAGRFLLENGVTQADFNSFGSRRGNDLVMTRGTFANVRIKNLMMGGKEGGYTFYFRGSVEPVTFVDAPYKDVQDIVPPHGAHGIATSIYDAAVAYQKEGTPTIVIGGEDYGMGSSRDWAAKGTRLLGVKAVITKSFERIHRSNLVGMGVLPCNFKDKADYDKVKDLATATFDLLGISNDFKPMSEATLRVHKADGSTFDIPVIVRIDTPVEIDYYRAGGILPYVLAQILRANA; via the coding sequence ATGAACACCCCTCAGACCTTCACCACTGGCTCCGGCGCTGCCGGCAAATTTTACTCCCTCCCCGCTCTCGAAAAAGCTGGCATCGGCAAAGTCTCGCGTCTGCCGGTTTCGATCCGCATCGTGCTGGAGTCGCTACTGCGCAATCTGGATGGCAAGAAGGTCACCGAAGCGGATGTCAAAAACCTTGCGAACTGGAATGCAGAGGCTCCGGGCGAATACGAAATTCCGTTCACGGTCGCTCGTATTGTGCTTCAAGATTTCACCGGCGTGCCTCTGCTCGTCGATCTGGCTGCGATGCGTTCCAAAGTGAAGGAACTCGGCAAGAATCCGAAGATGGTCGAGCCGCTCGTTCCGGTGGACCTCGTCGTGGACCATTCCGTGCAGGTCGATTTCGCCGGAACACAGCAGGCGCTGAATCAAAACCTCGCCCTGGAGTTTGAGCGCAACAAGGAGCGCTACCAGTTCCTCAAGTGGGGCGAGCAGGCCTTTGACACCTTCAAAGTCGTTCCTCCCGGCATCGGCATCGTGCATCAGGTGAACCTCGAATACCTCGCGAAGGGCGTGTTGGAGAAGGACGGCGTGTTTTATCCTGATTCGCTCGTCGGCACCGACTCGCATACGACCATGATCAACGGCCTCGGCGTCGTCGGTTGGGGCGTAGGCGGCATCGAGGCTGAAGCCGGCATGCTCGGCCAGCCCGTGACCTTCCTGGTGCCCGAAGTCGTCGGCGTTTACCTCAGCGGCGCGATCAAAGAAGGCGTCACCGCCACCGACCTCGTGCTGCATGTCACGCAGATGCTGCGCAAGCTCGGCGTCGTCGGCAAATTCGTCGAGTTCTACGGCCCTGGCGCTGTCAGCCTGCCCGTGACTGACCGCGCGACCATCGCGAACATGGCTCCTGAGTATGGTGCCACCATGGGCTTCTTCGGCGTCGATGAAGAAACCATCGCCTACCTGCGCGGCACTGGCCGCAGTGACGAACTCTGCACCACGGTCAAAAATTACTACCAGGCGCAAGGCATGTGGGGCATCCCCACCGCGAAGGGCGTGCTCGACTTCACCGCCGAACTCGAACTCGATCTTGGCGTCGTCGTGCCCTGCGTCTCCGGTCCGAAACGCCCGCAGGACCGCATCACGGTCGGCGATTTGAAGACAACCTGGGCAGACCTGCTCACCAAGCCCACGCCTCAGGGCTACGGCAAGCAGCCAGAGGTTGCCACTCAGGCTCCAGAATTGCCGCCCTCGCTCGACTCCGTGCCCGATGGCGCGGGTTCACTCGCCGAGGTCTTCGGTGCGCAGATGGGCGTGGTCACGGAGCCCGGCGACCAGCCATCCTACCCGCTTTGGGAAGTCACCGTGGACAGCAAAGCAGGTGTCAAAGACGCCATCACTCACGGCAGCGTGCTCATCGCCGCCATCACGAGCTGCACCAACACCAGCAACCCGAGCGTCATGCTTGCCGCCGGTCTGCTGGCCAAAAAAGCCAATGCACTCGGCCTCACCATCAAGCCTTCCATCAAAACCAGCCTTGGACCTGGCAGTCGCGTCGTGACGGATTATCTCACCAAAACTGGCCTTCAGCCTGAACTCGACAAACTCGGTTTCCAAACTGTCGGCTACGGCTGCACCACCTGCATCGGCAACAGCGGCCCGCTTGATCCCGGCATCGAAGACGTCGTCAAAGGCGAGGATATCGTCGCCGCCAGCGTGCTCTCCGGGAACCGCAACTTCGAGGCCCGCGTGCATCAGAGCATCAAGGCGAACTTCCTCATGTCGCCCCCGCTCGTCGTCGCCTACGCCATCGCCGGCACGGTGGACATTGATTTAAGCCGGGACGAACTCGTTCCCGGCAGCGGCGTCCATTTGAAGGACATCTGGCCCACACTCGAAGAAGTGCGTGACGCCATGGCCTCCGCGCTCAGCCCTGATGTCTTCCGTAAGCTCTACACCGACTTCGCCAGCCAGAATCCGAAGTGGAACGAGATCAAAGGCGGCGTTGGCGAAGTCTTCGAGTGGGACGGCAAGTCCACCTACATCCAGCATCCGCCGTTCTTCGCGGATTTCAGCATGACGCCCGGCGACATCGTTGAAATCAAAGGCGCGCGTCCGCTCGGCATCTTTGGCGACAGCGTCACGACCGACCACATCAGCCCTGCCGGCAACATCAAGAAAGACAGCCCCGCTGGTCGCTTCCTGCTCGAGAACGGCGTCACCCAGGCCGATTTCAACAGCTTCGGCAGCCGTCGTGGCAACGACCTCGTCATGACCCGCGGCACGTTCGCCAACGTCCGCATCAAGAACCTCATGATGGGCGGCAAAGAAGGTGGCTATACGTTTTATTTTAGGGGGTCAGTTGAACCAGTGACTTTTGTCGACGCTCCTTACAAAGACGTGCAGGACATAGTGCCGCCACATGGAGCCCACGGAATCGCCACTTCAATCTATGATGCAGCCGTTGCCTATCAGAAGGAAGGAACGCCGACCATTGTCATCGGCGGCGAAGACTACGGCATGGGCTCCAGCCGCGACTGGGCCGCCAAAGGCACCCGTCTGCTCGGCGTGAAGGCCGTCATCACCAAGAGCTTTGAGCGCATCCACCGCAGCAACCTCGTCGGCATGGGCGTCCTGCCCTGCAACTTCAAGGACAAGGCCGACTACGACAAGGTCAAAGACCTCGCTACTGCTACCTTCGACCTCCTCGGCATCTCCAACGACTTCAAGCCCATGAGCGAAGCCACCCTCCGCGTCCACAAGGCCGACGGCAGCACCTTCGACATCCCCGTCATCGTCCGCATCGATACCCCCGTCGAAATCGACTACTACCGCGCCGGCGGCATCCTGCCGTATGTGCTCGCGCAGATCCTGCGTGCGAACGCCTGA